agtataggctaacccctgaTAGaattgttgaccaagagtataggcgaacccctagaacattggtttaccaagagtttaggcgaacccctgaaattttgtgtacctagagtataggcaaacccctgaaaaatttgtttactaagagtatagtcgaagcctggaaaaaatttgtgtaccaagagtataagtgtacccctgaaatatttgtttacCCGGAGTGCAGGTGGAActcagaaaagttttttttttttaaatacagctcgtacttgcttaatttgctaacagagcctggaggcagccctccgaaaaaattagtttttacaaagccttttggccctccgaagaattggctgttcagcgtgttGACATGCtggttaaggaggaggaggaagatcagagaaggacagaccaagctacttctacccttttttggtgtgatagagggtgcatggttctcccgttccagctgaaagaatctttatgttccgctgctttccaccagtgaagagaagtcaggggaaatccaggctttgttcatcttaataagtgtaagtctgtcggcgctgtcagttgacaggtgggtacgcttatccataataatccccccagcagcactaaacaccctctctgataacacgctagcagcagggcaggccagcacctccaaggcgcacagcgcaagttcgtgccacatgtccagctttgacacccaatagttgtatgtagcagagggatcacggaagatgttggtacggtcggctatgtgctccctcaccatctttttacactgttccctcctactcagcctagactgggaagtggtgacacagtctggctggggagccataaaactggcaaagaccttggagagtgttcccctgcctgcgctggacatgctgcctgttccccgcgtcttccctgctagttggcccactgaagtacgtCCTCTACCGCGAAAGCAttatcagatgggaactttagcatcagcttttccaccagggccttgtggcattgcatcactcttgtactcctttcctctttgggaatgagagtggaaaggttctccttgttccgtgggtcgagaagggtaaaCACCcaataatctgtgttggccagaatgcgtctaacgcgagggtcatgggaaaggcagcttaacaggaagtcagccatgtgtgccagaatcccagtacacaacacatcactgtcctcactaggaggaagactctcagtctcctcttcttcagctcatacatgctgaacagatgtgaagaaaGTAGCATGTGTATCCTCTGCAGTATGAGCAGCAGTCTCttctgccccctcctcctcctcctccaatacacgctgagaaacagacatgagggttgtttggctatcaagcaacgtattgtcatcccccatttcctgttctatccgcaaagcgtcggccttaatgcttagcagtgaccttctcctcaggcaaagcagcgggatggttacgttgataatggccgcatcgccgctcaccatttgtgtagacttctcaaagtttcctaagaactgacagatgtcagacatccatgcccactcctctgtgaagaagtgcggagtctgactaccactccgccggccatgttgcagctggtattcaacaatggctctacactgctcataaaacctggccaacatgtgcaacgttgaattccagcgcgtgggcacatcacacaacagtcggtgctctggcagttgGAAGCCATGTTGCAGTGTTCTGAGGGTAGCAGCATCTgtagtggactttctgaaatgtgcacacatgcaacgcaccttgctgagcaggtcagacaaattgggccagattgaacacgtgggccaggcatggcacatgcgttcGTCTGCCAAGATTCAGAGCCGCCACCATGTTACGCCCATTgttacacatgaccatgcctggttggaagttcattggcgaaagccacagatcagtctgctccatcaaaccctgtaacagatcttgggcggtgtgcctcttgtcacctaagctcaggagtttcagcatggctaccgactgaaggcgacgtgctcacacatggtaattgagaggtggaggaggggggggggttgtttggaGGAGGTAAcctaataagccggagaaaccatgaccgaggtaggactcgcAATCCTCAgggtgggtagcatgtgagcgaaCCCAGAGTcaaactcggtcccagcctccacaaggTTAAccaaatgtgccatcagggagatgtagtgtccctgacCATCAGCACTTGTTCACTTGTctacgtgtcggtggttaagtggaccttcccagtaacctcaTTGGTCAGGGCACGGTTTAAGTTCcatgagacgtgctggtgtagggcggggacggcgcagCCGAAAAAAAATGGCGGCTAGGGACCAAGTACCGAGGGACCGCCGCCATCAGGTTGTGGATAGATTCAGTTTCTActagcctatacagcagcatctccaggctgagtaatttTGAAATATGCgcatttaaagattgtgcatgcgtgTATTTCTGCTTGCGTTCCAATGCTTAGGTTAtcgacacattggtggaggcaatggaggaccgtggaggtgagggtctgggtgcaggccaggagacgctcgtgcctgcgtcctgggagggggattgcatctctgtgctAGGATGTGACACGGGAAGTAGCAGTCGTGTAACCTGCAGGCAGGGAATGGTCTTCGTTCCACCTGGTtgagtgcttagccatcatatgcctgcgcatgttggtggtggtcaggctggtagtggtggctcccgtgATCTTTGTGCGgcataggttgcacaccactgttcgtcggtcgtccgtgctctcattgaaaaacctgcagaccttcaaacacctagccctctgcacgggagcttgccgcgaggaggtgctgtggggaacagttgaggGATTACTTGCTTTGGCGATTTTTGTGAGTCGATTCAGCACAAGAATAGTAGTCATTTCTTTAGAAGGGGGAAGACCCACAATAAAATCATTGATATGAATTGCCAAgacctggatgggactggaagtggTTGGAGAAGTCCTAACGGAGGAGATCATGGTGTCTTATTTTGCAAACGTTAcacaagaggtgacatattttgTGACATTGTTTTTACAATTAGGCCAACAAAACAAACAAAGCAATATTTCAACAGCTTTCCTGATTCAAAAATACAAGGTTAGACTCATGGACCAGTTTAAAGTCAAACAGGATGAGGAACAAATAGTCTGTTTTCCTGTATCCAAAACCCCTTTtcttaaccctctgcaatccaattttggattcagggtttcctagggagctctctctttctgccattacatcAATCTGCATTGGCTAAAGAACAATTTCAGTCCTTTGCTCGCTGTCTGAAATAATAGGCATGGTGATTCCCAAAAACCCACAGCCTCTCCTTTCGTTCTGTAAATCTCTGATCAATTCGAATACGTAACCGTATAATAAAGTGCTCCAAATTGTCAGGGGTCTCAATTCTGACAAGCTCATCTTTCACTGGCTCTGATAATCCTCTTTGGAACTGACTGTTCTGGGCAGCTAGGTTTCATGTGGTATCAGGCACCCAGCGACAAAATTCTGCCATACATTCGGCAACAGAGCATTGCCCTCGTCTCAGGTTATGTAACCTACCCTCTGCTGTGGCACAGCAATTCAGGTTATCAAAAACTTGATCCATAGTGGTAGTGAAGGCATCTAGATTGTCATAGAGGTTATTATTGGTTTCCACATACAGCGAGGCCCATGCAAGCGCCTCATTTGTGAGGAGGTTGACAATAAATAATACCTTTTTTGCGTCATTGGTAAATGGAGTAAGTTGCATCTGGAAGTAGACACAGCACTAGTTAAGGAACCCTCAATATTGGAGATGATCTATCTTTGTTGTTCAGAAACTTTTCCCTGGTAGGTAGCACAAAACTCTTGGAGCTCAGTAACCGGTTATCTTAGAGTGGCAACAACGGACTCTATTTTCGGAGAGGTTATTTTGTAACCATCTCGTTCTGGGTTGAAGTCTCGTTGCGAGTGGTCAGGGAATGCCAGAAGTCGGTACACAGGTAGTATCAGTTCGCAGTACAAAAGCAGGCAGGTAGTATAGCCAGAGGTTGAGAAGTGGGTAGTTTCGGTTGgcagtacaagaggagcaggcaggtagcgtagccAGAGGTCGGGAAACCGGTAGTATCAGTTCACAATATGGAGGAGTAGGTAGATGGTGAAGCTTAACTATTGGCTCGGTGCACAATAATCTTGCAGTAAGGAAGTGGAAGGGTCATGCTGTTATAAAACTCCAATCAGGAACATGGTGGAACCAAAACCAGGAACTAGACCAAAAGCAAGGAAACATGGACAAGGTGATGAAAGGTGGCTATCCACCTCTCTGAATAGCTCAGCAGGAAGAGCCACCACCGAGAGCACAGGAGCTTCTGGATTAGAGTCCTGATAGATGTtacaatcacttacttatatgaaTGTTGCAATTACTCATCGAAAGCTTCACTCCATCCAACAACTACTCTAAAGCAAGGGAATGTTTTTGACCGTAAGTGTATACCAGAAATGATGATACAAACATATAAGTTGTCTAGTCTGACAAGTTTGGGTCGAATCATTGTTCGAGAGGACATCATGCATTCCTTCGAAAActcaggagggaaggggagtaaGTTGTGACCGAATACACGGTGCGGTTATATATCCATACCAGTTGAGCAGTGCAGTCCAGTCATCTCCCCTTCTGTTATTACAGTGTTCTCAGAGGCTACACCAGTCTGATTCTGGCTCTCACAAGCCCAATTTCCTTTCGGTGATTAAATGTTGTGCACGTCTTTTATTCTAATATAGCCAACACAAATCTTCAATCAGTGGGCTTTGAATACAAGCCCCTTAGTTCAAGTACAATTGGACTGGACAGAAAAATTGTTCCATAGAGCATGTGCTACTGACTTTGTGGTCCAATCTTGAATAGAGatcgcaataaaaaaaaattcaacaaatGATCTACAATGACAAATTATTTGTTATCTCGTAGGGATTCTTCGCATTGGGATGTGGGTGCATTTATTAACAGTCTTCCCTCAGGCTTAGTCAATCAATGCTCATCTTTATTTTGAgcaaaacaaaaattgaaaaagaCATCCAGAAAATTAGGTGTTAAATTGGTGCTAACGTAGGTTCAAGTAGCACCACAATGGTCAGCTCACACACTCTGAACTAAAGTTTGTACACTATTAGATCTTCTCCAGGTGCTTTTTAACACAAAATATTCTAGTACCCATAATTCTACAGTCTTAAAGTGAATGTCCAGTTGTACACTACTGATGGCCTACCTGCAgtttaggccatcaatagtagaccaGTGGGAGCCTGCCACCCAGGACTCCCTTCGATCAGCTGTTTGCGGAGCTGGTGCCCTCAGTACACTGAGCTGacatctgcaggaagcagatagctccatattCCCAATGCAATGGCCAAGCATTGTACTACAGGAAagatcccattgaagtgaatggcctgccataccaagcctggctactgcagagaaaatgttgtagtctgcttcctgtagaaatcagctcagcgtaTTGAGTGCGCACTGGCCTGGCGAACAGTCAATCGGAAGAAGAAAATGGGATGGTGGACcgccgccaatctactattgacggTCCATCTtaagaatagaccatcaatagtttaaaacccCTATAAAAGGGACACAAATTTTGGGTTGAAAACATAAATGTTACAAACCGTACTATCTCCTATAAAAGTAAAAAGGAGCTTACAATCTTCATACATACCACGAAACAACCAAGTCTTACAAGAAAACAATAGTGGGCAAAGGGAAAGGTTTTCTGGCCAGTAAGTAAAAGATAGCAGAGGGCAACACATATGCACAAACTAATACACTAATCAGCTTACAACAGTACGTCCATTAGAACTAATTGCAAGGGATACGAAGGCTAGATGTTGTCTACTGGCGTCTGCTATTCTCCGGCTCGGTTCAGGATATAACGTTGACAGCTTCCACAGATCTCAAGAGCCGCTCTCTGAAGATGGGGGTGAAAACAGAACTGCTTCAACCTGGCAAACATTTTTAAAGGTCTCTATTGCCTATTCTGCGATCTGCTGATGAGGCTTGGGATTGGCTGCCGTCTGTGAGGTTACGTGTATAGACTAACTGCACCATGTAAACAGAgcgccataggaatacatgggaggtGTGGAACAGAAGTTGTGCTGGTCCAGGACCGGTGAGTACATGTTCTTTTAATGACTGTTACCCATGgccctcaatttttttttctttattaactcTTGAAGTTTTCAGATATTTTTCATGAAGAGGTTTTCTTGGGGAAAAGCAATATTTGTTAAAAAAATCTGTCTTCTATTCTTACGTTTTTATTCTGTTTCTATAAGAGGAGTGTGGTCTAGGTGACGGTTTTGCTCTAGTTTCTGTTACTTTAGCCAAATCCTGTAACCTAtataaaaagtttccatcatgttcccctctcccttctctcctcctgtaacatatatgaaggtttccatcatgtcctcccctcccttctctcctcctgtaacatatatgaaggtttccatcatgtcctccctctcccttctctcctcttgtaacatatatgaaggtttccatcatgtcctccctctcccttctctcctcttgtaacatatatgaaggtttccatcatgtccccctctcccttctctcctcctgtaacatatatgaaggtttccatcatgtctccctctcccttttcacctcttgtaacatatataaaggtttccatcatgtcctccctctcccttcttgtaacatatatgaaggcttccatcatatcctccctctcccttctctcctcttgtaacatatatgaaggtttccatcatgtcctccctctcccttctctcctcctgtaacatatataaaggtttccatcatgtccctcctctttcttctctactcctgtaacatatataatggtttccatcatgtcctcctctcccttctctcctccagtaacatatataaaggtttccatcatgtcctcctctcccttctctcctcctgtaaaatatataaaggtttccatcatgtcctcctctcccttctctcctcttgtaacatatataaaggtttccatcatgtcctccctctcccttctctcctcttgtaacatatataaaggtttccatcatgtcctccctctcccttctctcctcttgtaacatatataaaggtttccatcatgtccctcctctcctcctgtaacatatatcagGGTTTCCATTATGTTccaccctctcccttctctcttccaaaGTATGCAAATTAAACAGGTATTCTGGAGGCCAGGCAAATATTCAAAAGGTCCCTAATGTTTCcatttattgccattattccaaaagtCCATCAAACTAAACTACACTACCTTTTTTGCCAACCTGCACCACCATTGCTTTACAcacagcttcagatttccacattgttattcaaaatggctgccaggaAGTACAAAAACGACATCTCCCATAATGCtccactgccagttactgaccAGTGTGCATACAAAACTGTAGAAATATGTCATCATTACAGAATCTGAAggtactgagcatgcctgaccagtaaaacagcagaGCAACGAGGTCGCaaccactggataccaatggagaactaagccgAGGGAAGACCACAGATAAAGGAAGATCtatgcagctttgtaaaacaagttctaaacattatattgcaaaattacaggTTATggccttatgaagcatataactttcacttcAAATAACCAAAATACCCTCAAAGTTCTTTAAATGTTTCCTGCTAAGTTTTTATCTTGAGAGATTCCACAATTTGTGCATCAGTCTTTGAACTCGTTCTTTATCAAAGTCTTTCTGTAGGTCTccgaactgaacacagtattaaAGATGtgatctcaccagagctctaaaccctgggatcacaatctccctctttctactggataTACCTCTACCTACGCAACAGCACAACCTACTTGCTTTCTCTACTGCTTCATGGCATTGTGCGCTCATTTTGAAGCAGTCAGTAATCACAATATTTAACTGCAATTttcattgttttgaccatttatccagtaaGGCTGAATTATTCTTCATGGTCAAGACACCAGAAGTAGCATCAACCCTTAAATGACATAAAAATAGTCTTTGGTTTGACCCAGCGGACTAAGTCAGGACAGCAGTGATGGAGACATCTTGAAGCTCGGTCTGCAGTGGTGAGTCTAGCATGTGGCCTGAGAACTGTTGGACCATGGGGACCCTTGCTTTCTCGGTCCTGTCGGATTTGAGGAGCTGTTTTCCAGGTGTTGAAATGTGTGTCATGTTCCGTAGTGTGGAATTACTGGCTAGCACCCTAGACTTAATTTTCATGTTACTGTGGTGGGATATAGTAACCTTAGAAGGTTATGTTTGGACTTGAATGTGCCTGGAAGAGTTTTGTGGAGTCGTTTCCAAGTGAGCTCTTCAAGTTTACTTGATATTGCACCAGTCCCTAACCTGTGTGCTCTCAGTTAATTACTCATAGTAAATACTTCTAATTAAAGTTGTACCTaaatagcaagttatccccttatccacaggatagaggataactggcTGATCAATAGGGATCTCACTGCTGTGCCCCTCACCAAACTCGAGAAAGAAGATCCCATATCCCTCACCCTCCTCACTGTGGTGTTACTGCACCCCATGCAGTGAGGAGACGACCGAATGGAGTGCTGATCGTATAAGCGCACTAGCACTTCCTTCACTTTGAATGGGACtttcgtcagccccattgaagtgaatggagcgttgaCAGGTAGGGTCTGAATAGTTTTAAATTATAAAGTTTCTAGCACCGTACTCTTAAAAAAGTATCATACTTTGTTTCTGGTGTAAAACTGCCTATAAGGTTTGCCAAATGTCTTCTGGTCCTGCGGATAAACAACTGTTTGATTCTTTTTCTAAGTAGATTTTTTCAGAGGTCTTGTTTGCGCAGTTCTTCATGTGTAAACTATTTCGCCCACATGTTTTTCTGGATtgccaaagtttttttttcacaccccagAGCAGGTTTAGTTTCTGCAGATAATTGGCAATGGTGTACACCAAGAGTGGTGAAAAGTACTTGTAGGTCCTGTAAATAAACTCTTTCAAGCCTTTGTCTCAGCAAGATGAGCTTGAGAGAAGATTACTGGCTGGGCCTGTTGGCAGCTGTCTGAGACCTCCACTTGTGGATGGGTCTCTGCACAGCTGAATAATTGCTATTGGACCGGTTTGTACATCTTCCCTTCGACAACCTTTTAGTTGGCCTTTTAGAGTCCCCTACATCTAGGCATGGTGACACATCTGATACTTTTGTGATTGTTTTCATACAAAGCGAGGAATGGATTCTAATGGAATGGGAAATATAAGAGAAAGGCTTCTGCTGGTCCTTCCTGCAGGATCCACAAAATGCAAGAAAATACCCTGTTGTCTCCAGCCTAAGGGTAGATTTCACAAAACTGCTTTATTACTGAAATGTTGGCAACTGTGTCCTTCATCAGAATATAGTAGAAGAGGCGCAAAAAAGCTAGGAGTCCGGTGCAAACCACACACGGAAGGCGAAATGAAAGAAGGGAAGATGATGACATGTGAGACTAGCTTTACTTTTAGCCAGCAAGGAACACATTTCGAGGCGATGTGCCTCTTTTACACAGTTGGACATTAATTACTCAACATGCAAGTAATAAATATAAGAAATtagtaggaaaaaaaaagaagctaatGATTGGCCTCTGAGCAGCTTGTGGagcttttttaaatttattgaCGTGCTTTTTGAGAAATCCTTTGTTTTATTATTAATGCTACTTTTATCATCTGGCCTCGTAAACATTTCTTGTTTTGCTGATACATTTCCACTAAATTGAAGAATATATAGTTTTATTACTAATTTTTATCGCATCTGAATAGTCCTTTGGTATTTTACACAAATTCgtgctgtctagagatgagcgagtatattcgctaaggcacatcactcgagcgagtagtgccttagccgagtatctccccgctcatttctaaagattcggggaccggcgccggtgacaggtgagttgcggcggggagcagggggagagcgagatctcccctctgttactctccgctcttccccgccggcccccgaatctttagggacgagcggggagatactcggctaaggcactactcgctcatctctagtgctgtcaTATGAAATATTGTGTTATCTGCTTTTAATCGTGGTCCATATGTAATAAAAGGGGTGTTCGTATCTTGGGACATAGCAAAATAACGCAGTCACCCCTAACACGGTTATGTACAAATGGCTCCGTTCCCCAGATATTAATTCCTCTGGTTGTTTAATGCCAGTTTCCAGGGAAACAGACCAgatcttctatggaaagaaatagcggaCGAGGCCGGTGCTGTGCCACTTCTTTCATCTATATCCGGTGGCTGGGATTTCAGGAGCGCGTGGCCACTAGATTTTGGCTCAGACACCAGCTACCGTTGTGATCTGCTATTTTCTTCCATAGAAGAGGCAACGAACCGTAAACCTCCAGAGGGCAgtggaatcaatatctgcaacatctggagaatggagcattttggaaaaaaTGGGTGAGCACATGGTTCTGTGAttttgaacccactgaaatcagatTCTTGTGATGGGAACACCtctttactgtagattactgcccAGCTGCTGGAACAAGAGGCACATCGCCTCGAAACGCATCAATAAAGCCAACTTCACATTTCGTTATCTTTATATTCCGTGAGTGCGATTTGTGCCTAAGGGCTCAGGTCCATGACTGTGTCTCCACGGCGTATCACGCCTGCGTTGCTCACACacaatacatggtgaatggagacAATGAAAGTAAATCAACCAAAGTACGTCACACGagcgtgtggacactgcgtattgatacgcaagagaaatcgcagcatgctctattcctctgtgtatcatatgcagcccttgtATGAGCTGTGTAGGATATGCTGTCCATACACTATATTGTTGTACGGGAAGCGTTTCCAAACACATCCCCGCTCTGAACAAAGCAggtcatttaggggaaaaaaaccactgcgcatgtccgtgacgcGATACGCCGCCATGAGCAGTGCCATACTCAGACCATACggggtctctgccggcagagcatatgggctgtaatgcgtaaaacgctgtgggAGACCCAAGTCCTAGTTTTTTTACACCACTTCTACTACATGTACTTGCCACCACTGTGGCCTATAAGTCACTAGGATGGCAGAAACCTCCTTGAAGTAGCATTCAAGTCACCATCATGGCCGCCTCGCGCAGAGCTCTGCCTAGTCCACTGTCCCTTGGTGGCTTAAAGAATCCCCATCCAGACTTCAGAAACCTCCTCACCCAGAGGAATGAACTTCTGATCCTTTGACCCAAACCAGGAGCTCCCGATTCCAGTTCTCGGTCTTTACTGTAGTGATAAATATTTTTACCTCATTTCCTtttccggaaaaaaaaaagaactgtaaTTTTTCTTGAATAATTGCCGTTAGTCCACTTGTCAGTTTTTCTTCTGTCTCATCACTTTTATCATTTTATAGTGTTTAAGTTCACAATTAATGTTATGTCCTCATCCACAGGTTAAACTAGAAGTTTACATGATGTGCCCTTACTTCTTCCTCCACCTGTCCCTCTGGATTCTCCTGCAGTGTGGGGGACTTTATGGGTGCAGTACTAAGAAGAGAGGTTCTTGGTGACCTTCAGCATCACTGCTATGATAATAAACAAGGCTCTCCTTATCTTCCTTATATCCACAATACTTTTCCTCCATGGATCCTCATCACAGATCACCGTCAAGTAGAATTTGGGCATTTGGCAGATTCGGGTTACATTATTGGCTGTAATGTCTGTAAATAACCGGATGTGTTAAAATCTTTCCGCCCTtttaacatttcccacattccaagAAATAAATATTTAATTAGTAAAATTTTAATTTATGTGAATCCTCTGATGTTTTTCAAAATTTGATTTCCTTGTAAAATGTTCTCCACGTATCAAACATCAAAACAGCTTCTCCCCTATGTGACTTGTCTGATGATCTCTAAGCTTGCCTTTTgtaataaaacattttccacattctgaacatgaatacggcttttcatctgtgtgaatcctctgatgtataacaagactagatttatctgtaaaacatttcccacattctgagcatgaatacggcttctctcctgtgtgacttctctcatgtttAACAAGGCTCGATTTATTTGTAAAAGCTCTGCCGCATAGGGTACATGAatagggcttctctcctgtgtgaattctttgatgcattacaagatttgatttatcggcaaaacatttcccacattccgaacatgaatacggcttctcccctgtgtgaattctctgatgtataacaagacttgatttatctgtaaaacatttcccacattctgaacatgaatatggcttctctcctttgtgaattctctgatgtataacaaaaCTTGATCGATCTGTAAAACACTTTCCACACAGTGTAcaggaatacggcttctctcctgtgtgaattctcacaTGTTTAACGAGATGTGATTGATTGGTAAAGCAtctcccacacagtgaacatagaaatggcttctcacctgtgtgaattctctcatgtctgATCAGACTTGATTTATCTGAAAAGCACTTCTCACACAGTGAACAtgcaaacggcttctctcctgtgtgaattctctcatgtctaacaagacttgatttatctCTAAAGCATTTGCCACAATCTGAACAGGAGTACGGCTTCACTCCTGAGCGAATTCTTTTGGGTGCAGAAATCCCTGAGTTCTTTGTATATGGATAACCACATTGAGTCATTTTATCCCCTTTCAGAGCTGTACTTGGGGTAACAATCTGTGATTGGTCAGAAGAAGGTTCTCCGGGATTATAGGATACAG
This region of Eleutherodactylus coqui strain aEleCoq1 chromosome 5, aEleCoq1.hap1, whole genome shotgun sequence genomic DNA includes:
- the LOC136627290 gene encoding oocyte zinc finger protein XlCOF22-like, whose amino-acid sequence is MEEWEYIGGHRDLYKDVMMEDHQPLILHDGAGRRNLSERRPCLYPQDCPEEDPDVPENQQGENLIKIKVEVKDEAVETDHPYRLIGRNPPKSSRPLYYHYSPEEDPDVPESHQVKCVTGVKMEVGGGKRMTGDHPCKSEEGMPVDVTAETPGKISEENLISLLNYKVEDEEITKNSARNLVPFNVHPAFHSIAVSYNPGEPSSDQSQIVTPSTALKGDKMTQCGYPYTKNSGISAPKRIRSGVKPYSCSDCGKCFRDKSSLVRHERIHTGEKPFACSLCEKCFSDKSSLIRHERIHTGEKPFLCSLCGRCFTNQSHLVKHVRIHTGEKPYSCTLCGKCFTDRSSFVIHQRIHKGEKPYSCSECGKCFTDKSSLVIHQRIHTGEKPYSCSECGKCFADKSNLVMHQRIHTGEKPYSCTLCGRAFTNKSSLVKHERSHTGEKPYSCSECGKCFTDKSSLVIHQRIHTDEKPYSCSECGKCFITKGKLRDHQTSHIGEKLF